One Paraburkholderia flagellata genomic window carries:
- a CDS encoding ABC transporter permease, translating into MSQVTLTPGSRATLQKLGPFVALLIIAVALSIVSRDFLTVDNLLNVMRQASINALIAFGMTLVILLGGIDLSAGSVLALSSVIIATLLSAGTPAIVATLAGLVAGGVMGFANGLVISKGKVAPFIATLGSMTVLRGLALVVSNGSPISSFNSDFFSLLGGGYVARLVPIPVVLMLVMFGVFWVLLRKTVFGRHIYATGGNAESAKLSGVKVDRIQLWVYTIAGVMSALAGVVLTSRLNSAQPTAGTGYELDAIAAVVLGGTSLTGGRGWIFGTLVGALLIGVLNNGLNLLDVSSFYQQVIKGIVILLAVLIDRGNKKSS; encoded by the coding sequence ATGTCGCAAGTGACCCTCACCCCCGGCAGCAGGGCGACGCTGCAAAAGCTCGGCCCCTTCGTAGCACTGCTGATCATTGCCGTGGCGCTCTCGATCGTGAGCCGCGACTTTCTCACGGTCGACAATCTGCTCAACGTGATGCGGCAGGCGTCGATCAACGCGCTGATCGCGTTCGGCATGACGCTCGTGATCCTGCTCGGCGGCATCGATCTCTCGGCGGGCTCGGTGCTCGCGCTTTCCTCGGTGATCATCGCGACGCTGCTCAGCGCCGGCACGCCCGCCATCGTCGCGACGCTCGCCGGTCTCGTGGCTGGCGGCGTGATGGGCTTCGCCAATGGCCTCGTCATCAGCAAGGGCAAGGTCGCGCCGTTCATCGCCACGCTCGGTTCGATGACGGTGCTGCGCGGTCTCGCGCTCGTCGTCTCGAACGGCAGCCCGATCAGCAGCTTCAACAGCGACTTCTTCTCGCTGCTCGGCGGCGGCTATGTCGCGCGCCTCGTGCCGATTCCCGTCGTGCTCATGCTCGTGATGTTCGGCGTGTTCTGGGTGCTGTTGCGCAAGACCGTATTCGGCCGCCATATCTATGCGACGGGCGGCAATGCCGAATCGGCAAAGCTTTCCGGCGTGAAGGTCGATCGCATCCAGCTGTGGGTCTATACCATCGCCGGTGTCATGTCGGCGCTCGCAGGCGTGGTGTTGACCTCGCGTCTGAACTCCGCGCAGCCAACCGCGGGTACGGGCTACGAGCTCGACGCCATCGCGGCGGTCGTGCTGGGCGGTACGAGCCTCACGGGCGGCCGTGGCTGGATCTTCGGCACGCTCGTGGGCGCGCTCCTGATCGGCGTGCTCAACAACGGCCTGAACCTGCTCGACGTGTCGTCGTTCTATCAGCAGGTCATCAAGGGCATCGTGATCCTGCTCGCCGTGCTGATCGATCGCGGCAACAAGAAGTCGTCGTAA
- the rbsB gene encoding ribose ABC transporter substrate-binding protein RbsB, whose amino-acid sequence MHKHTSPSVSKLFAALVAGSLALGLAACSKEGPGSAADAGASGASAAAPASGGAVTVGLSISTLNNPFFVSLKKGAEDEAKKDGVTLITVDAQNDPAKQQASVEDLIEKKVNVILINPTDSSAVANVVKEATSKGIKVISLDRSVNGAEVSSHIASDNKAGGKMAADFLADKLGGKGNIVELQGIPGSSAANERGAGFDDEIAAKGGVKIITRQPADFDRAKGLSVMENIIQSNKDIQGVFAQNDEMALGAVKALQAAGLKNVAVVGFDATDDAIAAVKAGQMAATVQQQPELIGQYGVQTAKQLVDGKPVDKFIPVPLNLYKQ is encoded by the coding sequence ATGCATAAGCACACTTCGCCGTCGGTCTCGAAGCTATTTGCGGCGCTCGTCGCCGGCTCGCTCGCGCTGGGCCTCGCGGCCTGCTCGAAGGAAGGTCCGGGCAGCGCTGCCGACGCGGGCGCGAGCGGCGCGTCCGCGGCAGCGCCGGCTTCGGGCGGCGCGGTCACGGTCGGCCTGTCGATCTCGACGCTCAATAATCCGTTCTTCGTCTCGCTCAAGAAGGGCGCCGAAGACGAAGCGAAGAAGGACGGCGTCACGCTCATCACCGTCGATGCGCAGAACGATCCTGCGAAGCAGCAGGCGAGTGTGGAAGACCTGATCGAAAAGAAGGTCAACGTCATCCTCATCAACCCGACCGATTCTTCGGCGGTGGCCAACGTCGTGAAGGAAGCGACGAGCAAGGGCATCAAGGTAATCTCGCTCGACCGCAGCGTGAACGGCGCCGAAGTCAGCTCGCATATCGCTTCCGACAACAAGGCGGGCGGCAAGATGGCCGCAGACTTTCTCGCCGACAAGCTGGGCGGCAAGGGCAACATCGTCGAGCTGCAAGGCATTCCGGGTTCGTCGGCGGCCAACGAGCGCGGCGCCGGTTTCGACGATGAAATCGCGGCAAAGGGCGGCGTGAAGATCATCACCAGGCAGCCTGCCGACTTCGATCGCGCCAAGGGCCTTTCGGTGATGGAAAACATCATTCAGAGCAACAAGGACATTCAGGGCGTGTTCGCGCAGAACGACGAAATGGCGCTGGGCGCGGTGAAGGCGCTGCAGGCGGCTGGCCTGAAGAATGTCGCCGTGGTCGGCTTCGACGCCACCGACGACGCGATCGCCGCAGTCAAGGCCGGGCAGATGGCCGCCACCGTGCAGCAGCAGCCCGAACTGATTGGCCAGTATGGCGTGCAGACCGCGAAGCAGTTGGTGGACGGCAAGCCGGTCGACAAGTTCATCCCGGTGCCGTTGAACCTGTACAAGCAGTAA
- a CDS encoding substrate-binding domain-containing protein, with protein sequence MSQFERLTIDDIARLAEVSRTTASMVLNGNAERYRISAATVERVLQVARDHHFTPSQSARSLRSRRSNTIGLVIPDLTNSAHAALAQAMEWQCRERYRYQLVIVTSDEDPVRETEGIAHLVAQQVDGVVVVPCTADAPRYDKWVKRLPIVFADRRVATSAIPYVITDAAETVAALVGETIEQGAREVVFFGGQPELSPSRDRLAGYRLALERHGIAEQGDWVFQRDYQRESGYALMKAWFEAHGRYPEALFAGSITLLEGLLAFVNEAHQLAQAPERVMTFDDHQLLDCLPIRIDAIVQDSGQLAEHSLRCVFSLLEGVGAPESIQVPAQIHYRQRRGQPART encoded by the coding sequence GTGTCCCAGTTCGAGCGTCTGACTATTGACGACATTGCCCGCCTCGCGGAGGTCTCGCGCACCACGGCCAGCATGGTGCTCAATGGCAATGCCGAGCGCTACCGCATTTCGGCGGCAACGGTCGAACGCGTGCTGCAGGTGGCGAGGGACCATCATTTCACGCCGTCGCAATCGGCACGCTCGCTGCGCTCGCGGCGCAGCAACACGATCGGCCTCGTGATTCCCGATCTGACCAACTCGGCGCACGCCGCGCTCGCTCAGGCCATGGAGTGGCAATGCCGCGAGCGCTACCGGTATCAACTCGTGATCGTGACGAGCGACGAAGATCCGGTGCGCGAGACCGAGGGCATTGCGCACCTGGTCGCGCAGCAGGTGGACGGCGTGGTAGTCGTGCCGTGCACGGCCGATGCGCCGCGCTACGACAAGTGGGTCAAGCGTTTGCCGATTGTGTTCGCCGATCGCCGCGTGGCGACGAGCGCCATTCCCTACGTGATCACCGACGCCGCCGAAACCGTGGCCGCTTTGGTGGGTGAGACGATCGAGCAAGGCGCGCGTGAAGTGGTGTTTTTCGGCGGCCAGCCAGAACTCTCGCCGAGCCGCGATCGCCTGGCGGGCTATCGGCTCGCGCTCGAACGGCATGGCATTGCGGAGCAGGGCGATTGGGTGTTTCAGCGCGACTATCAACGGGAGTCGGGCTATGCGCTGATGAAAGCCTGGTTCGAGGCGCATGGGCGCTATCCCGAGGCGCTTTTTGCCGGTTCCATTACGTTGCTCGAAGGCTTGCTGGCGTTCGTGAACGAAGCGCACCAGCTCGCGCAGGCGCCTGAGCGCGTGATGACCTTCGACGATCATCAACTGCTCGACTGCCTGCCGATTCGCATCGACGCTATCGTGCAGGACAGCGGCCAACTCGCGGAACATAGCCTGCGTTGCGTGTTTTCGCTGCTCGAAGGCGTTGGCGCGCCCGAGTCCATTCAGGTGCCCGCGCAGATTCACTATCGGCAACGGCGCGGGCAGCCTGCTCGCACGTAA
- a CDS encoding amylo-alpha-1,6-glucosidase, with amino-acid sequence MTRLDSPIDTDRFDDEWLEADGAGGFASGTVGTARTRRYHALLLTARQPPTNRVVLVNGIEAWLEDGERKTALTMQRYAPDLLYPDTSKSIASFDTSPWPTWRYRLDGGGVLTAEVFVAKASRETVLRWRLEAPSGARGALLKVRPLMSGRDYHALHHENSAFNFDAQIDGEHVRWQPYGDLPAIVARSNGCYTHAPDWYRNFCYTRERERGLDCIEDLATPGVFTFDPGLGDAVMMLRAQPSFDVGDTSHEGSESAANRAQWLAGSEEVRRASLGSRLQRSASAYVVARGDGRTIVAGYPWFTDWGRDTFIAMRGLLLANKRYEEAGAILLEWAATVSEGMLPNRFPDAGGTPEYNSVDASLWFVVAVHDYFAAANVPPEARHVLQGAVDAIIEGYARGTRYQIAVDPGDGLLRAGVPGVQLTWMDAKAGDWVVTPRIGKPVEIQALWINALRIASAWDARWRELEVRASAAFAARFVDPSTGALFDVVDVNHVNGTADSSIRPNQIFAAGGLPFALLEGDSARAVVAQVQTHLLTPMGLRTLAPSDRAYRGQYRGGVLERDGAYHQGTVWPWLLGPFVDAWLRVNGDTAVQRSLARERFVAPLLAHLERAGLDHISEVADGDAPHRPGGAPFQAWSLGELLRVLKRLEDTA; translated from the coding sequence ATGACGCGTCTTGACAGCCCCATCGATACGGACCGCTTCGACGACGAATGGCTCGAAGCTGACGGCGCTGGCGGATTCGCCTCCGGCACCGTGGGGACCGCACGCACGCGCCGTTATCACGCTCTGCTGCTCACGGCCAGGCAGCCGCCCACGAACCGCGTAGTGCTCGTGAACGGCATCGAAGCCTGGCTTGAGGACGGGGAGCGCAAAACGGCGCTGACGATGCAGCGCTACGCGCCGGATCTCCTTTATCCCGACACGTCGAAAAGCATCGCAAGCTTCGACACATCGCCGTGGCCCACGTGGCGCTACCGGCTGGACGGCGGCGGCGTGCTGACAGCTGAAGTTTTCGTTGCGAAGGCGAGTCGCGAGACGGTACTGCGCTGGCGGCTCGAAGCACCGTCCGGAGCGCGCGGCGCACTGCTGAAAGTCCGGCCGCTGATGTCGGGCCGCGATTATCACGCGTTGCACCACGAGAATTCCGCGTTCAATTTCGATGCCCAGATCGACGGTGAGCATGTGCGCTGGCAACCGTACGGCGATCTGCCTGCCATTGTCGCGCGCTCGAACGGCTGCTATACACATGCGCCGGATTGGTATCGCAACTTCTGCTATACGCGCGAACGAGAGCGCGGTCTCGACTGTATCGAGGATCTCGCGACGCCGGGCGTATTCACCTTCGATCCCGGCTTAGGCGACGCCGTGATGATGTTGCGCGCGCAACCATCATTCGACGTGGGCGATACCTCGCATGAAGGCAGCGAAAGCGCCGCGAACCGAGCGCAATGGCTCGCGGGCTCCGAAGAAGTGCGCCGGGCTTCGCTCGGCTCGCGGCTGCAGCGTTCGGCCAGTGCCTATGTCGTCGCGCGCGGCGACGGCCGCACGATCGTCGCGGGCTATCCGTGGTTCACCGATTGGGGCCGCGACACGTTCATCGCCATGCGAGGTCTCTTGCTCGCGAACAAGCGTTACGAGGAGGCTGGCGCGATCCTGCTCGAATGGGCGGCGACGGTTTCCGAAGGCATGCTGCCAAATCGCTTTCCCGATGCGGGTGGTACGCCCGAATATAACTCCGTCGATGCGTCGCTGTGGTTCGTCGTGGCCGTGCACGACTATTTCGCCGCCGCGAATGTGCCGCCCGAAGCACGCCACGTGTTGCAAGGCGCCGTCGACGCGATCATCGAAGGCTATGCGCGCGGCACGCGCTACCAGATCGCAGTCGACCCAGGCGACGGCCTGTTGCGAGCGGGCGTGCCGGGCGTACAGCTCACCTGGATGGATGCGAAGGCGGGCGACTGGGTGGTCACGCCGCGCATAGGCAAGCCGGTCGAAATACAGGCGCTGTGGATCAACGCGCTGCGCATCGCCTCGGCATGGGATGCGCGCTGGCGCGAGCTCGAAGTGCGCGCCAGCGCCGCGTTTGCCGCGCGCTTTGTCGATCCGTCCACGGGCGCGTTGTTCGACGTGGTCGACGTCAATCACGTGAACGGCACGGCCGACAGCTCGATTCGGCCGAACCAGATCTTTGCGGCAGGCGGCCTGCCCTTCGCGCTGCTGGAAGGCGATTCGGCGCGCGCGGTCGTCGCGCAGGTTCAAACGCATCTGCTCACGCCCATGGGGCTGCGCACGCTCGCGCCCTCGGACCGCGCGTATCGCGGGCAATACCGTGGCGGCGTGCTGGAGCGCGACGGTGCCTATCATCAGGGCACCGTCTGGCCCTGGTTGCTCGGTCCCTTCGTTGACGCCTGGCTGCGCGTGAACGGCGATACTGCGGTGCAACGCTCACTTGCTCGCGAGCGTTTCGTCGCGCCGCTGCTCGCGCATCTCGAGCGCGCCGGGCTCGATCATATTTCCGAAGTCGCCGATGGCGATGCGCCGCACCGGCCCGGCGGCGCACCGTTCCAGGCGTGGTCGCTGGGCGAACTGCTGCGCGTTCTCAAACGGCTCGAGGACACGGCTTAG
- a CDS encoding MGH1-like glycoside hydrolase domain-containing protein: protein MPMLQRAAGLIHTVEGQRLYSTDYARWQRWGPYLSERQWGTVREDYSEHGTAWDYFPHDHARMRAYRWGEDGLAGFADERLSWCCSIALWNGRDPILKERLFGLTNEEGNHGEDVKELYFYLDSTPTHSYMRMLYKYPQAAFPYQDLIDENARRGASSPEYEILDTGAFDDESYFDVQIEYAKHTPEDIVMRVTVENRGGQHASIDVLPQIWARNTWSWKAAGDKPSLTLVSSSDGEHVVAHCGTHEPLIVTAAAQEGARVEWLFCENETNVKRLFGMDGAGPFKDGFDDYVVHGNNDAIRRDAGTKAAARVHFEIAAHGRAVVTLRWRPVSEAKEEVALDIEHLFAQRIAEADAFYDALQRDIESADARLVQRQALAGMLWSKQYYQYDVNRWMEGDPQQPRPPASRARGRNADWRHLCNADILSMPDKWEYPWYASWDLAFQAVAFALIDPMFAKKQMLLLVKDRYQHPNGQLPAYEWAFGDANPPVHAWAAWRVYEIDRSITGKADREFLELIFHKLLLNFSWWVNRKDADGHNIFQGGFLGLDNVGIFDRSSPLPTGGHLDQADGTAWMAAYALDLMRIALELAFANHVFVDIGVKFFEHFLYIAGAVSCDDGCETGLWDSVDEFFYDKLRLPDGTSVPLRMRSIVGLIPFFAVRVLEERVHGGLPGLRDRLVWFLQHRPDLAGLVSRWNEPGKGNALLLSLLRGHRMKALLRRMLDEAEFLSDHGVRALSRSHLDEPFVYRHNSCDFRVKYLPAESDSRVFGGNSNWRGPVWMPVNYLLIESLYEFHRYYGDDFRVEYPTGSGKKLSLAQIADELARRVTTLFLLDRNNERPVMGAYPLLQADPRCRDLVLFHEYFHGDNGRGVGASHQTGWTGLVALMLQPRMMSPSGNVPVAGEVEDAEAVK from the coding sequence ATGCCCATGCTGCAGCGCGCCGCCGGCCTCATCCACACGGTCGAAGGCCAACGCCTGTACTCGACCGATTACGCTCGCTGGCAACGCTGGGGCCCGTACCTCAGCGAGCGCCAATGGGGCACGGTGCGCGAGGATTACAGCGAGCACGGCACCGCGTGGGACTATTTCCCGCACGACCACGCGCGCATGCGCGCCTATCGCTGGGGCGAGGACGGCTTGGCCGGCTTCGCCGACGAGCGGCTGAGCTGGTGCTGCTCGATCGCGCTATGGAACGGCCGCGACCCGATTTTGAAGGAGCGTCTGTTCGGCCTCACGAATGAAGAAGGCAATCATGGCGAGGACGTGAAGGAGTTGTACTTCTACCTCGACAGCACGCCGACGCATTCGTATATGCGCATGCTTTACAAGTACCCGCAGGCGGCGTTTCCCTACCAGGACCTGATCGACGAAAACGCGCGGCGCGGCGCTAGTTCGCCCGAGTATGAAATCCTCGATACGGGCGCATTCGACGACGAAAGTTATTTCGACGTACAGATCGAATACGCGAAGCACACGCCGGAAGACATCGTCATGCGCGTGACAGTCGAGAACCGCGGCGGGCAGCACGCTTCGATCGACGTGCTGCCGCAGATCTGGGCGCGCAACACGTGGTCGTGGAAGGCCGCAGGAGACAAGCCGTCGCTCACGCTTGTCTCGTCGTCGGACGGCGAGCATGTCGTCGCGCACTGTGGCACGCACGAGCCCCTCATCGTGACGGCGGCCGCGCAAGAGGGCGCGCGCGTCGAGTGGCTGTTTTGCGAGAACGAGACCAACGTGAAGCGGCTATTCGGCATGGACGGCGCCGGTCCGTTCAAGGACGGCTTCGACGACTATGTCGTGCATGGCAACAACGACGCGATCCGGCGCGACGCCGGCACGAAGGCGGCCGCGCGCGTGCATTTCGAGATCGCGGCGCACGGCCGTGCTGTCGTCACGTTGCGCTGGCGCCCGGTGTCCGAGGCGAAAGAAGAGGTGGCGCTCGACATCGAACATCTCTTCGCGCAACGCATCGCCGAAGCAGACGCGTTCTACGACGCGCTGCAGCGCGACATCGAGAGCGCCGACGCGAGGCTCGTGCAGCGCCAGGCGCTGGCGGGCATGCTGTGGTCGAAGCAGTACTACCAGTACGACGTCAATCGCTGGATGGAAGGCGACCCGCAGCAGCCGCGGCCACCCGCGAGCCGCGCGCGCGGGCGCAACGCGGACTGGCGGCATCTGTGCAACGCGGACATCCTCTCGATGCCGGACAAGTGGGAGTACCCGTGGTATGCATCGTGGGACCTCGCGTTTCAGGCGGTCGCGTTCGCGCTGATCGATCCGATGTTCGCAAAGAAGCAGATGCTGCTGCTCGTGAAGGACCGCTATCAGCATCCGAACGGGCAGTTACCCGCATACGAATGGGCATTCGGCGACGCCAATCCGCCCGTGCACGCGTGGGCGGCGTGGCGCGTGTATGAGATCGATCGGTCGATCACCGGGAAGGCAGACCGGGAATTTCTCGAACTCATCTTCCATAAGCTGCTGCTGAATTTTTCGTGGTGGGTGAACCGCAAGGACGCGGACGGCCACAACATCTTCCAGGGCGGCTTCCTCGGACTCGACAACGTCGGCATTTTCGACCGCTCGTCGCCGCTGCCGACGGGCGGCCACCTCGATCAGGCGGACGGCACGGCGTGGATGGCGGCTTACGCGCTCGACCTCATGCGCATCGCGCTCGAACTCGCGTTTGCGAACCATGTGTTCGTCGATATCGGCGTGAAGTTCTTCGAGCACTTTTTGTATATCGCGGGCGCGGTGAGCTGCGACGACGGCTGCGAGACCGGCCTGTGGGACAGCGTCGACGAGTTCTTCTATGACAAGCTCAGGCTGCCGGACGGCACCAGCGTGCCGCTGCGCATGCGCTCGATCGTCGGGCTGATTCCCTTCTTCGCCGTGCGCGTGCTGGAGGAGCGGGTGCACGGCGGCCTGCCGGGGCTGCGCGACCGGCTAGTCTGGTTCCTGCAGCACCGGCCCGATCTTGCCGGCCTGGTTTCGCGCTGGAACGAACCCGGCAAGGGCAATGCCTTGCTGCTCTCGCTATTGCGCGGCCACCGGATGAAGGCGCTGCTGCGGCGTATGCTCGATGAAGCCGAGTTTCTGTCGGACCATGGCGTGCGTGCGCTTTCTCGTTCCCATCTCGACGAACCTTTCGTTTACCGCCACAACAGCTGCGACTTCCGCGTCAAATACCTGCCCGCCGAATCGGACTCGCGCGTGTTCGGCGGCAATTCGAACTGGCGCGGCCCGGTATGGATGCCGGTCAACTATCTGCTGATCGAGTCGCTGTACGAATTCCATCGCTACTATGGCGACGATTTTCGCGTCGAATATCCAACGGGCTCGGGCAAGAAGCTTTCTCTCGCACAGATCGCCGACGAACTCGCGCGCCGCGTCACGACGCTCTTTCTGCTCGACCGCAACAACGAGCGCCCCGTGATGGGCGCGTACCCGCTGCTACAGGCCGATCCGCGCTGCCGCGACCTCGTGCTGTTTCACGAATACTTCCACGGCGACAACGGGCGCGGCGTCGGCGCTTCGCACCAGACCGGCTGGACAGGTCTCGTCGCGCTGATGTTGCAGCCGCGCATGATGAGCCCGTCGGGCAATGTGCCGGTTGCCGGCGAAGTCGAAGATGCGGAGGCGGTGAAGTGA
- a CDS encoding tetratricopeptide repeat protein: MSSVPDRRPGGLPQVLFLIGLIWRGPSALWPIVLPWLILVLAAPFCLLVISGALTKHVVVPPVEAPKAFVETGYTPEFLAERILAAMRGISSDSDAVPHDASLDDGDAPDIKLPGEDMSYASIVGFLKSTLFRNKQDVIVHIGITHMGDSADAYVAHIQIENGPFNGMHDDVVFSGNDFDRSVQDVAVKVMRLVEPNTLASHLFTTVQKTRCSPDQCDYSEVEAIYDDVLARPGSPDRLWALAGKGWLLLRQNRAEEAEQQSRDALLLYPHSGVLRANLGIALEQEKRIDAAIKELRSGAREKYSTAENERLLGDVLLHAHRYAEAISAFHRANAMRKDDVNILHDWGEALVDNGQYEAAIVKLSRAVELRPDLAPSYELWGQALENEGDLSHAAQKYAEADKRDSGALTPHEKQLALLGTPRKSSPVSASVQAPGTHA, from the coding sequence ATGTCGAGCGTTCCGGATCGCAGGCCAGGTGGCCTGCCGCAGGTGCTGTTTCTGATCGGGTTGATCTGGCGCGGGCCAAGCGCGCTGTGGCCGATTGTGCTCCCCTGGTTAATCCTGGTCCTCGCCGCTCCATTTTGCCTGCTCGTCATTTCCGGCGCGCTCACGAAACACGTTGTGGTTCCGCCGGTGGAAGCGCCAAAGGCGTTCGTCGAGACGGGCTATACCCCGGAATTCCTGGCAGAACGAATTCTTGCTGCAATGCGTGGGATCAGCAGCGACAGCGACGCGGTCCCGCACGATGCCTCGCTTGACGACGGTGACGCGCCGGATATCAAGCTTCCCGGCGAGGACATGTCCTATGCCTCGATTGTCGGGTTTCTGAAATCGACGCTATTCAGGAACAAGCAGGACGTGATCGTCCATATCGGCATTACGCATATGGGCGACAGCGCGGATGCCTATGTCGCGCATATTCAGATCGAAAATGGCCCATTCAACGGCATGCACGACGATGTCGTATTCAGCGGCAATGACTTCGACCGGTCGGTGCAAGACGTCGCGGTCAAGGTCATGCGGCTCGTCGAACCGAATACGCTCGCCAGCCATCTCTTCACAACGGTGCAAAAGACGCGGTGTTCGCCGGACCAATGCGACTATAGCGAGGTCGAAGCCATTTATGACGATGTCCTCGCCAGGCCAGGTTCACCGGATCGCCTGTGGGCGCTCGCGGGAAAAGGGTGGCTGCTGCTCAGGCAAAACCGCGCCGAGGAGGCGGAGCAGCAGTCACGCGACGCGCTCTTGCTGTACCCGCACTCGGGCGTCTTGCGGGCCAATCTTGGCATTGCGCTCGAACAGGAGAAGAGAATCGATGCCGCGATCAAGGAGCTGCGCTCAGGTGCTCGCGAGAAGTACAGTACCGCGGAGAACGAGCGCTTGCTCGGCGACGTGTTGTTGCACGCGCACCGGTATGCCGAAGCCATCAGCGCATTCCACCGTGCAAACGCAATGCGCAAGGACGATGTGAACATCCTGCATGACTGGGGAGAAGCGCTAGTCGACAACGGGCAATACGAGGCGGCGATCGTCAAGCTCTCCCGCGCGGTCGAACTGCGGCCCGATCTCGCGCCATCGTATGAACTATGGGGACAGGCGCTGGAAAACGAAGGCGATCTGTCTCACGCGGCCCAGAAATATGCCGAGGCGGACAAGCGCGACAGTGGCGCGCTCACGCCGCACGAGAAGCAACTGGCGCTGCTTGGTACGCCGCGCAAGTCGTCGCCGGTATCGGCGAGTGTGCAGGCGCCGGGCACTCACGCGTAG
- a CDS encoding TIGR03118 family protein: MKSLFAVFGVVACSAAIATLVSCGGGSSSSSSNGSNGTSAPVQSSFAVTALVSDGAVAAAHVDGNLKNPWGIVFNPNGFVWVADNGTNVATLYDGNGVPQSLIVAIPSGKNGSASPTGIVFNGTQSFTVTENGKSGVAAFIFTGEGGTITAWAPAVGPTNAFVMYDDGTGGAVYKGLALATMNNANFLYATDFHNNKIDVFNTSFSKVTMPGAFTDPAMPAGFAPFGIQAIGSNLFVTYAKQDAAKHDDVAGAGLGMVDVYDTAGNLKQRFATGGPLNAPWGIAQAPANFGSMSGAILIGNFGDGTINAFNASSGLSMGPLVGSNGNAIVEPGVWGIAFGNNLSNQPSNTLFFAAGPNDEADGVYGRIDLNVTSNPGTVTGTGTSTGTGTSTGTGTSTGAGTGMGMGM, encoded by the coding sequence ATGAAGTCTCTATTCGCCGTATTCGGCGTCGTAGCATGTAGTGCGGCCATCGCGACGCTCGTGTCGTGCGGCGGCGGTTCCAGTTCCAGCTCCAGTAACGGTTCGAACGGGACGAGCGCGCCCGTCCAGTCGTCGTTCGCCGTGACGGCCCTTGTTTCGGATGGCGCGGTGGCGGCCGCGCACGTCGACGGGAATCTGAAAAACCCGTGGGGCATCGTCTTCAATCCGAACGGTTTCGTCTGGGTTGCGGACAACGGCACCAATGTCGCGACGCTGTATGACGGCAATGGTGTGCCGCAGTCGCTGATCGTCGCGATTCCCAGCGGCAAGAACGGTTCAGCTTCGCCCACGGGCATCGTCTTCAACGGCACACAGAGTTTCACGGTCACGGAAAACGGCAAGTCTGGCGTGGCGGCCTTCATCTTTACCGGCGAAGGCGGCACCATCACCGCGTGGGCGCCAGCGGTCGGACCGACCAACGCATTCGTCATGTACGACGATGGCACGGGCGGCGCCGTGTACAAGGGTCTCGCGCTCGCGACGATGAACAACGCCAACTTCCTCTACGCGACCGACTTCCATAACAACAAGATCGACGTTTTCAATACCTCGTTCAGCAAGGTCACGATGCCCGGCGCGTTCACGGACCCTGCAATGCCGGCCGGTTTCGCGCCGTTTGGCATTCAGGCGATCGGCTCGAATCTGTTCGTCACCTACGCGAAGCAAGACGCGGCCAAACATGACGATGTCGCGGGTGCGGGGCTCGGCATGGTCGACGTGTACGACACGGCCGGCAACCTGAAGCAGCGCTTCGCGACGGGGGGGCCGCTCAACGCGCCGTGGGGCATTGCGCAAGCGCCCGCTAATTTCGGCTCGATGAGCGGCGCGATACTGATCGGCAATTTCGGCGATGGCACGATCAACGCGTTCAATGCATCGAGCGGTTTGTCGATGGGGCCACTCGTTGGGTCGAACGGCAACGCGATCGTCGAGCCGGGCGTGTGGGGCATCGCGTTCGGCAATAACCTCAGCAATCAGCCTTCCAATACGCTGTTTTTCGCGGCGGGGCCGAATGACGAAGCCGACGGCGTGTATGGAAGGATCGATCTGAATGTAACGTCGAACCCAGGCACGGTTACGGGCACCGGCACAAGCACGGGCACCGGCACAAGCACGGGCACCGGCACAAGCACGGGCGCAGGGACGGGCATGGGCATGGGCATGTAG
- a CDS encoding TetR/AcrR family transcriptional regulator, with translation MVKKARGVQRREDSLSRERIIEASIELLDSSGESGLTFRALAERLATGPGAIYWHVENKSDLLSAACDAIVARTMDAPLPSATPREAIRALALGMFDAIDAHPWVGSVLARDPAQLPMVRLLERIGQQILALDVPDDAQWATVSALLSYILGVSGQNAANAQIARDQDADRTHFLDEVASVWSQLDPDDYPFTRNVARQLRGHDDRADFLAGIDLILLGIESAHGR, from the coding sequence ATGGTCAAGAAAGCGCGGGGCGTCCAACGGCGCGAAGACTCACTCTCACGCGAGCGAATCATCGAGGCGTCGATCGAGCTTCTGGATAGCAGCGGAGAAAGCGGCCTCACGTTTCGCGCACTGGCCGAGCGACTCGCGACCGGTCCTGGCGCGATTTACTGGCACGTCGAAAACAAGAGCGATCTGCTGAGCGCGGCCTGCGACGCCATCGTCGCCCGGACAATGGACGCGCCATTACCCAGCGCGACGCCACGAGAGGCAATTCGCGCGCTCGCGCTGGGTATGTTCGACGCGATCGACGCCCATCCGTGGGTTGGCTCGGTGCTCGCGCGAGACCCAGCGCAGTTGCCTATGGTTCGCCTGCTCGAACGCATAGGCCAGCAGATTCTCGCGCTCGACGTGCCTGACGACGCGCAGTGGGCAACGGTGTCCGCGTTGCTGAGTTACATCCTCGGCGTGAGCGGCCAGAACGCGGCGAATGCGCAAATCGCTCGCGACCAAGACGCGGATCGAACCCACTTTCTGGACGAGGTCGCGTCTGTGTGGTCACAGCTCGATCCCGACGACTATCCGTTCACCCGCAACGTGGCCAGACAGTTGCGCGGTCACGATGACCGCGCCGATTTTCTCGCCGGAATCGATCTCATCCTGCTTGGCATCGAGTCAGCGCACGGACGTTGA